The DNA sequence CGAACGTTATCGTGCAAAGGATACAGCTTAGGGTGCTCGATCCCAGGCTCGGGCGCGAGTTTCCGCTACCGGAGTACGTGACCGCGGGAGCCGCGGGCATGGACCTGCGGGCGTGTACGGATGCGACGCTGAGATGTCATCCAGGCGAGACGCACTTGATACCGACCGGTGTGGCGCTCCATATCGGTGATACGGGAATTGCAGCACTGGTGTTACCGCGGTCGGGACTCGGGCATAAGCATGGGATCGTCCTTGGAAATCTAGTGGGCTTGATTGATTCGGATTACCAGGGGCAGATTTTTGTTTCCTGCTGGAACCGGGGGCGCGAAACATTCGATATTAAACCTGGAGATCGCATCGCACAGATTGTGTTCGTTCCGGTCGTTTCCGCGTGTTTAGATATCGTTGAGACCTTCACGCAGACGACGCGTCACGAGGGTGGTTTTGGACACACCGGCCTGGCGTAACCGAGTTGTTTTCGCTTAAAGGCTAGACAGACACCATGAACAAGCGCGCAGGGGGATTCACGCGACGATTCCAATTCCGATGGCCGCTGGTACGGGTCGCGCTCGGC is a window from the Pseudomonadota bacterium genome containing:
- the dut gene encoding dUTP diphosphatase, producing the protein MQRIQLRVLDPRLGREFPLPEYVTAGAAGMDLRACTDATLRCHPGETHLIPTGVALHIGDTGIAALVLPRSGLGHKHGIVLGNLVGLIDSDYQGQIFVSCWNRGRETFDIKPGDRIAQIVFVPVVSACLDIVETFTQTTRHEGGFGHTGLA